The bacterium genomic interval TTGCGGTAAAAAGAGATTCTCTTGAATATCGGTGACAGTGTTCCTGAGGACCATGACAGCATATCTATCCGCTACAAAGACGTAATTGCCATTGGCATATATCCCCTTGGATCTGCCACCTGTAACGAAATCATCATATTGAGTGAGCGAATCACCAACATCCTCTATTTTAAAAGGAACGACTCCATTGCGGTCTATAGCAACATAAAGCCATCCGTTGGCTGTAGCAATACCCTCCGCATCGTCGGAAGTATCTATTTCTTTAACAAGTTCCGGTGAAGTTGGATCGGATATATCGAAAATAAGCAGTCCGTCGCTCCCTGCAGCAGCATAGGCATAATTCCCTGAAACAGTTAAATCGACATACTCGTGATCATCCGCACTATCGTCCCTCCCTATTTCTGTCATCATTCCCGTTTCGAGAACTATAAATCCGTCATCCTCGTTACATACATATATATAATCCTGCGTGGCATAGAACGCCCCCGGGTCATCTATGGGCGCATCCCAGAAGATAATTGGTTCTTCGGGATTGAGTATCTTTAATTGAGTAACACCAATCGAGGTCATAACATAAATTAGTGTATCGACACGCATAACACGTTTTGCAATTCCTCCTATACTCATCATGCGAATGGGGTCTGGATATTCAGCAAGACTGTTAGACCTAAGAATACCTAGTCCGTCGCTAGCCTCGGCAGCGAAAATATAATGATTATAGTAAAGCGCTGCATAAAATCGATTTCCATTCGTGAAATTGAATGTATTCAGTGGATTATAAGGAGTTGGCATATTGAAGCCATCCATACCGTATATACCAGAGGAAGTTAAGAGTTTTGAACCACTCCCCCAAACACATTCTATCCCCGAGTGCAGATTTTGTCTGCTTACGAAGGTCATCGATGTCGGTGATGTTCCGACATCCAGAACCTGTAGGCCTTCAGAGGTCGAGAAATAGAGAATACCACCGTCAATAGAAACGCGTATGACGCTTGTTGTGCTCATCGGATAGCGGTCGATCAGCGTAATACTTGCCGGGTCTGTTATATCGAGGGAAAGAACACCATAGTTACCAGCGCCTACATAGGCCACATCATCCTGAATATCGATGCAATCCAGCGCCCTTCCAGTGGGCGCAGGATATGTCCCATAAACTGTTATCGAAGCCGGGTCTGTGACATCGAGAATAGTTAATCCGGTTAATTCAGCAGCTAAGAAAATATAATTACCATATTTAGCGCACTCGCGTATCAAAGTGGAGGAGCTGTAAGAGTCAAGAAGCGAGGGGGAAGATGGAGTAGAAAAATCCACTATTGAAAAACCACCGAGCCCACGGCAAATATAGGCTATATTCCCATCGGTGACAACATCCATACACCCGCCGGAAAGATTATAGCTACCTACTTGCACAGGCGCGGATAGCGTGGATACATCGATGATGCATATTCCAATCGCACTACCTGCAATAATCACAATGTCGCCGGAAACATCAATACCCTTGGCAAATTCGCCAATTTCGAGAGTCGAGACAAGCGAGATATCTGTCGGATCAGTGATGTCTATTATTGCGAGGCCGACATCGCCGGCAGCAAGATAGGCGATATTGCCTGCAATTACTATATCCGAAACCTGTCCACCAAGAAATTTCCAATCGGTGATGAAACAATCCAATGAGTCGCTAACATCGAAGACACCAAGGCCATAAGGAAACCCGGTATAAATATAATCTCCGCCCGGAGAGGCTATAGCCTCAAATCCCGACCAAATACCGCTTCCAGCATATTCCAGCGCCCCATCGGCAAAAAGAATTGAAGATACGATTAGGATTAAAACTATTATTATTGACTTTAAACTCATTATACTTCACCTCGCATTATACCAGGTATTACATTTTCATATAAAGCTTTAAGAATATTTACATCAATTGTTCCTTCATATAAAGCGGATTTAATACTTATTTCACAATTAGTTGTCTTACCAATAACTGTTAAAGCTAACTTCTTTTCTTCGGCCATATTCTTAAGGTTATCGACTTTATCTATTGGTATTCCAATTAGATACCGCCCCTGAGTTTCGTTAAATAGAAACTCCGAAGAGCGAAAATTAAACGGTATCTCTATTTCGGCGCCGATGCCTCCCCAAATGCACGATTCAGCTAAAGCAACACCTATCCCGCCATCTGAAATATCATGGCAGGATGCGATCAGACCTGCACTTTTGGCTGAGAGTATAAACTTCGCATTGGCTATCTCGATTTCCATATTAACCTTTGGAGGTGCTCCGAAAAGGTCGTTGTTTGTGAGTTTTTGGAGCGCACTTCCACCGAATTCATCGATGGAGGTTTCACCCACCACGGCAATAACGAGATCAGCTGAAAAAGCTTGAGGAATTATAGCCTCCTCACCATCGACTATGCCTATCATTCCGATAACGGGCGTGGGATATATAGGACCGGATTGTGACTCATTGTAAAAACTCACATTTCCGCCAGTAACAGGGATGTTCCACATTCTACAGGCATCGCCCATTCCTTCCACTGCCCGGACGAACTGCCAATAACTTTCCGGTTTCTCGGGATTGCCAAAATTAAGGCAATTTGTGATACCTATAGGCCAAGCACCGGTAGCTATTACATTACGTGCCGATTCTGCAACCGCCTGCTGACTTCCAACATATGGATCTAACTCGCAATATCGGCCATTACAATCTGTGGAGATAGCGATAAATTTATTTTTACCCTTTATCCTCACCAGTGTCGCATCGGTTCCAGGTTTGATAACTGTGTTTGTGCCAACTTGATGATCGTATTGCTCGAAAACCCATCGCTTGCTGGCGATCGATGGCATAGAAAGAAGGGCTTGTAAAAGTTCGATGGAGTTCTTTTCTGTATCCAGCTTATATCCCTTTGCATGAATTTCTTCGATGTTTTTTGGTTTGATAAATGGTCTATTGTAAACCGGTGCCCCCCCACCCAAAACGAGCGTCTCCGCTGGCACATCGCATATAATCTCGCCATCCCAAAAGCATACCAAGCGGTCGCCTTCGGTTATTTCACCAATACACTCGATATTAAGCTCCCATTTTTCAGCAACTGCGCGAAGCTCATCCTCTTTGCCCTTGATACCCACGATCAGCATGCGTTCCTGACTTTCAGAAAGCAGTATTTCATAGGGAATCATACCTTCTTCACGGAGTGGAACGCTATTTAGGTTGAGACGAATGCCCACACTGCCAGCCGCAGCCATTTCCGAGCTACTGCATGTGATTCCTGCCGCGCCCATATCCTGAATACCCGTTGCCAGTTTTTTATCGATTATCTCGAGTGTGGCTTCAAGAAGTAGTTTCTCTAAAAAAGGATCGCCAATTTGCACACTTGAGCGATCTTCGGCGGATTTATCCGAAAGCTCGACGCTAGCGAAAGTTGCTCCGTGGATTCCATCGCGCCCCGTGGTAGCACCTAATAGGAAAACAGGGTTGCCAATACCTCTAGCTTTGGCCGGCATTATTTTTTTTGCATCGGCAATACCAACAGCCATAGCATTAACAAGGCAGTTACCGGCGTAAGCTTCATCGAATACTACCTCTCCCCCAACCGTTGGTACTCCAAAGCAGTTACCATAACTCGCAATTCCTTCAACAACACCGTTAAAAAGGTGCTGTTGTTTTGGTTCGGTAAGCTCACCAAAACGAAGACTATCCATCGAGGCAATTGGCCGTGCACCCATGCTAAATATATCCCGGAGTATTCCGCCTATGCCGGTTGCTGCACCCTGAAATGGTTCAAGCGCAGATGGGTGATTGTGGCTTTCAATCTTGAAAACAACTGCCATACCATCACCTATATCGAGAGCCCCTGCATTTTCCTCGCCGGCCTTAGCGAGCACATGCTCGCCTTCACGCGGGAGTTGTTTCAGGTATTTTATCGAGCTTTTATAACTGCAATGCTCGCTCCACATAACTGAATAAATCCCGAGTTCGGTGAAAGTCGGTTTTCGTCCAAGAATCCCGATTATTCTATTATATTCATCTTCAGTGAGACCGTGTTCTTTTGCAAGCTCAAAATTGACGATTGATTCTTTCATATACGACCGTTCTAAATTTAAGTCTAATTATCATTGGAATATATTCCCCTATCCCGATTCGGTCAAGAGGGAATATTAGTGAGACTAATTATGCTTTGTAAATTATTGATATTAAGCAAAGCCGTGAGTATAAAAAGAAACAACCTTACCAAAAGAGCTAATCTCTAAGAATAAATTGAGAATAAGCACATATCGCAATTTTCCCGAGGTGTGCGCGATGAGAAAAGATGCTGAAGAGATCGTGCTCAATACTCTTCCTTTAAGGTGTCTAAGGCGTGGATAAGGAGTTGTTTTTCAGAGTGAAAATATGGCCTGATTTTCGGTAACGTTTTCCTTCTAAATGAAAATAATCTATTATACCAGAGCAGAATAAGTTCTTGACTTTAGAGTCAAGACATCTAATTTTATTGCATGTCGATTGCTTTTGAACGCTAATTCAGGGAAATTCATTCGGGATTTTTTTTGAGCGAAAAATTATAGTTTGGGAAACGCATTTAACATCAACAATATACAGGGAGGGAATATGCATAAGTTCTTCACTCTTTTGATATTATTAACTTTTCCTATCGGTGCATTTGCAGCATTTGTGGGAATTGTCGGAGTGAACTCCAATACGTTTTACGCATCAGACGGTCAAAGTATAGAACTCACCTATCGGGTGGGAGAGCAGATGGACCTTTCTTTCAAGGTCTTCGACCGGTTTGGGAATGTTCAATTTGAACAACCCGCTACTCACCCAAAAGAGGGGACATATTCCTGGCGCTGGGATTTTCAAATATCTCCGGGAAGATACCTCGAAGATGGAACATATAACTTAGCGTTATATAGTGAAGACGGCACGCTCGAATACGATTTAGTTTTCTTCAATATACTTTCCACCGAAAAGCGGCAACTTCCGCCCGTTGTGAAATACGGCGAAGCGAGAATTCCTCGGGCCACGACCGGAAGTGATTACAAGGGCACCAAATCCAAAAGAGGGCTGGACTACCATTTCGGTTCGGGCTTTCACTTTCGGATGTTCGGATCGGCCCATGTTATGGGTTCGAGCGAACAGCACGAGCTTCCGTGGTCACGTTCCGAAGCTAATATTACAATGTTTTTTGACTGGCAAGACCGTTTTAAATCCGAGTTAGTTTTAGGCCCGATAATCCACTCACATAACCTTCCAGAAAGCGATCTCGAATCGCCGGTTAGATCGGCGTATACTTCTTACAAAATCGCCGATCTGCTTTCTATCGGTGCTTTTTATAAAAAGAATTTTGGCCTTTCTCAGGATCCGCTGAGGATTTTCGCCGATTACAAACTCAACCGGGAGCACTGGGGTTTGGAGCTTCGCGGCAAAAAGGGAAAAATCGACTATACTGTTCGATATTACAGCGCGAGCGATTCGCTCTCCCCTAATGTGAACGTTACATATACTACGGTTAAAACCGAGCTTTCTAAAAAATTGGAACTGCGTTTTCATAACACACTTAAATTCTACAAACCGGTAGAAGTGGATTCTCTTTACCAACCGATTATCGACGACAATGGAGACACCACGCGCAACAGTTCGCTCAATGCCGTTGCGGGTATCGAGCCGAGGTTTAAAGTTGGCGAAAAGTGGGAGCTTAGGGGCGAGTTCTTATACGCTAATGATTCTTACATGGAAGACTCGGATATTGCCTACCGCGTCGAATCGCGCAATGGACTCGGCTCGTCTGATAAATCGCTCGGTTATACGCAATTTATAACGCATTATCAGGCCGTTGGCCGCGAATTTAGCGCGCAGTGTGCGGATATTCCAAACGGCGCGGATAATCAGGGATTCGGGCTACTCGTCAATAATACAAGGCAATACGATAACAAATTTATAAGCCAGAGAATGGTTAGCGTCGGCTACGAACACTATCTGACATTCGGCTGGAAGAAAAAGCTTTCCGCCTTCAATGGATCGGTTATTCTTAACAGCCCCAGCGATTTCTCCATTCTTCTCAATGTCAATGCACGCGATCCGGAAGCCGAACCTTCTACCGTGAGTTTATATGGCGCTCTTAGGTTTCCTATCGCCCAGAATATGAAAATACAACTCCGCGATCAATTCACTCGGATGCAGGACTATTCCACTAATAACATGAACCTGCTGGGCACCTATTCTTGGGGATTGCCGGATAATATCGCTCTTCTGGATAAATTCGAGACCTCTTGTATTTACGAGTTTATCATGAGGGACTATGTCGAAGCGGCGCTGGATACTACGACGAATTTCAATCGTATCGGGCTCGACAACAAGGTTGTGCTATTGGAAAATCTCAAGCTGGATCTGTTGACATCATTGACCATATCCAAGGATAATTCGCCGTTTAACATATATTTCCGTGCCGATTACACAATGTTCGAGTATCTCACTGCTTATCTCTCGCTGGGTTCGGAAACCTCTTGGGAGACTATCAAGCAGTTCAACTTTGGCCTTAGGTTAACCTTTTAACCGGGGGGATTAAATTATGAAAATTTCATTCATCTGTATTTTATTAATCGCGGCTATTAGCGTATCGATTATCGGTTCACCACCGGAAGTTACGCTTAAATTATACGAAAAGGCGAACGAGCTTTACGAATCCGGCGATTTCGAGGAATCGATCGAGGCCTATGGAAAGCTCATATATTTCGACGATTCTTTTGCCCATGGCTATTATGGTATGGGCAATGCGTATTTCGCTCTCGATGACTTTGTCAATGCCGCGAACAATTATGAAATCGCGGTTTCTCTCGACCCAAAATTTTTCCAGGCTTTCGAATGGTTAGGTTTCGCTTATATGCGGCTCGACAATATCGATATGGCCGTCGAGGCATGGGCAAAGGCTTTTGAAATCACAAAAACAAAATATTATGTTCAGCTTATCGAGAAATACAGCGGGCAGGTTACTACCTCGGTCACCGGCGGGCAGAGCCAGATATCCCTCGCTTCGGAACTAAGCGAATCTTACGAAAGCCTTCCCGCCGCAGAGTTCAAAGAGAGACTCGTAAATTACAAAAAAAGCGGGTCGCTCCCGGCAGAGGCTTATTATATATGGTTAAGCCGCGCCAATATCGAGAGCGGCAGCATTTCGGAGGCTTTAAAGGACTGGAAAAAGGTCATAGATATTACCGGATCGAAAATCTATCTGGAAAAACTTTTTATCACGGATTATCCAGCTTTTATCGTCGAGGCCGATGGCGCGCTTTCCGAAAAACCGAAATCGACTACGGCGCAATTTTTCGTCGCGAGCCTCCTGCTTGCGCAATCGGCCGAGCCGGCCAGAAGTTACAGTCTTTTCGAGAAAGTGTTGAACGATAAATCGTGGAAGTCGCGGTTTTCGGAGGTTTATACATCGATGGCCGCGATCCGATACAAGCAAGGGAATTACGACGGCGCGTTAGGTCTTATAGAAAAAGCCATTAAGCAAAACAGCAAAAACGGCGACGCATACGCATTGCGCGGCGATATATACCTTTATAAGAAAAAGGATATGGCGAACGCTAAGGTCGCTTATGAAAAAGCGGTATCAAATGAACCCGCTAATACGGAATATCACGATAGACTCGATTTTGTAACTCATACAATGGAGGTGGGTAAATGAGAAAAACAATTTTTATCCTTTTAGTGTTATCCATTATATTCTCTGTCTCGATAGCTGAAGAACCGGGCAGGGAGAAACTAACGGAGCTTCCGACACGAAGTCAGATCGAGTCGTCGTTGACCAATTCAGATGCGCAGTCGGCATGTTCTGAAGCTTTACAAAGCTACAGCAACCAGCTTAACTATACCGCGTCGGCACAAAAACGCGCATTGGGGCAGGTCGTATTTACCGATGTCGCCAATTCGCTCACTGGCATTGGCGAAGCCGAGATTATTTTAAAGCAATTATCGGGGATCGGTTTTTCCAGCGGAATGGGGACCATTTTGGACGGAGTCGGCATTGGCGTTATTCTCATTCAACTCAGCTTCGATATTGCAAACGGCGATAAGAAAGGTGCGTTTTTTAATCTAGTAAAGAACACCACATTCTGGTCGATCAACAAATGGGGTTCGTCGGCTTTGAAGGTCGCCGGGGTCGGGATAATCCTCATCGACTACACGTTAAACACCTTTGCTGCGGGGATTCACGGCCAATACAACGAGTACTGGTATATCAAATTGCGAACGGAAATGTATAAGATGAAAAACGCGGACTGGGATAGGGTTTTCGATAACTACAACGGTGTAGGTATCAAGACCAAGGAGGATATCCATCAAGCGGTCCTGAATACTATGAATTCAAAATGGGACGAAGCGGTTTTAAATGCCGGTTCGGGTCCTTATGCGGGTGTCGGTGGCGGAGCCACTGTTCCTAACATCGCAGTCCAGAACAATATCATAGCCTCCTTTTACAAGGAAGGCCTTCACCCTGTTTTAGAGCAGTACTTTTATTCACGTAAAAACCGTGCGAAAAAACAGGCAATAAATGGCGTAATAGCCCAATTTAAAAAATTCCAGACAATGGTGAACCGCGATATTGTTTTCGAGGGTTATGTTTATGTCGATGACGATCCGGCGGAGGACGTCGAAATTGAAATCGACGATATCCTCACAGTAACCGACGGTAGCGGGCACTATTCGCTTAAGGTAACTCTATTCTCTTTGCTAATACGCGAATTGTTGGGCGAAGATACCGGTGGAAAAATTGAACTCGAAGCCACTATCGAGATTGATGACGAAGAAATAACCAAAACCGAAGAAATTTCTGTAACCCGTTCGACCTCATGGATAAGCAAAAACTTCAATTTCGGGACGAAGGTCGTGCTTTCCGGTTCCGTCTTAAACGACGATAACGATAAGCCGGTTAAAAAGGGCGAGATTTCACTTTCCGGCGACGATGACGTTTATAAAGCCGATATTGCTTCCGGTACATACTCGATAGACGGCGTTAAGGTTGGAGACTACGATTACTTGATCGTCGCCA includes:
- a CDS encoding T9SS type A sorting domain-containing protein; translated protein: MSLKSIIIVLILIVSSILFADGALEYAGSGIWSGFEAIASPGGDYIYTGFPYGLGVFDVSDSLDCFITDWKFLGGQVSDIVIAGNIAYLAAGDVGLAIIDITDPTDISLVSTLEIGEFAKGIDVSGDIVIIAGSAIGICIIDVSTLSAPVQVGSYNLSGGCMDVVTDGNIAYICRGLGGFSIVDFSTPSSPSLLDSYSSSTLIRECAKYGNYIFLAAELTGLTILDVTDPASITVYGTYPAPTGRALDCIDIQDDVAYVGAGNYGVLSLDITDPASITLIDRYPMSTTSVIRVSIDGGILYFSTSEGLQVLDVGTSPTSMTFVSRQNLHSGIECVWGSGSKLLTSSGIYGMDGFNMPTPYNPLNTFNFTNGNRFYAALYYNHYIFAAEASDGLGILRSNSLAEYPDPIRMMSIGGIAKRVMRVDTLIYVMTSIGVTQLKILNPEEPIIFWDAPIDDPGAFYATQDYIYVCNEDDGFIVLETGMMTEIGRDDSADDHEYVDLTVSGNYAYAAAGSDGLLIFDISDPTSPELVKEIDTSDDAEGIATANGWLYVAIDRNGVVPFKIEDVGDSLTQYDDFVTGGRSKGIYANGNYVFVADRYAVMVLRNTVTDIQENLFLPQAANINLWPNPFNSACYIETPFNSVVKIYDSVGHLVAELPAELNNNGLATWRPSPQLSSGNYLIRAKNGNSESTGKAIYIK
- the purL gene encoding phosphoribosylformylglycinamidine synthase subunit PurL, whose translation is MKESIVNFELAKEHGLTEDEYNRIIGILGRKPTFTELGIYSVMWSEHCSYKSSIKYLKQLPREGEHVLAKAGEENAGALDIGDGMAVVFKIESHNHPSALEPFQGAATGIGGILRDIFSMGARPIASMDSLRFGELTEPKQQHLFNGVVEGIASYGNCFGVPTVGGEVVFDEAYAGNCLVNAMAVGIADAKKIMPAKARGIGNPVFLLGATTGRDGIHGATFASVELSDKSAEDRSSVQIGDPFLEKLLLEATLEIIDKKLATGIQDMGAAGITCSSSEMAAAGSVGIRLNLNSVPLREEGMIPYEILLSESQERMLIVGIKGKEDELRAVAEKWELNIECIGEITEGDRLVCFWDGEIICDVPAETLVLGGGAPVYNRPFIKPKNIEEIHAKGYKLDTEKNSIELLQALLSMPSIASKRWVFEQYDHQVGTNTVIKPGTDATLVRIKGKNKFIAISTDCNGRYCELDPYVGSQQAVAESARNVIATGAWPIGITNCLNFGNPEKPESYWQFVRAVEGMGDACRMWNIPVTGGNVSFYNESQSGPIYPTPVIGMIGIVDGEEAIIPQAFSADLVIAVVGETSIDEFGGSALQKLTNNDLFGAPPKVNMEIEIANAKFILSAKSAGLIASCHDISDGGIGVALAESCIWGGIGAEIEIPFNFRSSEFLFNETQGRYLIGIPIDKVDNLKNMAEEKKLALTVIGKTTNCEISIKSALYEGTIDVNILKALYENVIPGIMRGEV
- a CDS encoding tetratricopeptide repeat protein, whose amino-acid sequence is MKISFICILLIAAISVSIIGSPPEVTLKLYEKANELYESGDFEESIEAYGKLIYFDDSFAHGYYGMGNAYFALDDFVNAANNYEIAVSLDPKFFQAFEWLGFAYMRLDNIDMAVEAWAKAFEITKTKYYVQLIEKYSGQVTTSVTGGQSQISLASELSESYESLPAAEFKERLVNYKKSGSLPAEAYYIWLSRANIESGSISEALKDWKKVIDITGSKIYLEKLFITDYPAFIVEADGALSEKPKSTTAQFFVASLLLAQSAEPARSYSLFEKVLNDKSWKSRFSEVYTSMAAIRYKQGNYDGALGLIEKAIKQNSKNGDAYALRGDIYLYKKKDMANAKVAYEKAVSNEPANTEYHDRLDFVTHTMEVGK